A region of the Littorina saxatilis isolate snail1 linkage group LG12, US_GU_Lsax_2.0, whole genome shotgun sequence genome:
tcgcctcttgtttaattTTAAGCCACTGTTGAACAGAATCGCACGCTTCCTTCTTGCAAGCTAAATGCGATTGCCGGTCCGGGCGAACGATCGAGTACAGTGTAGCTCCAAAGAGAGAGGCTCTTCTTCATCTttgttcatgggttgaaacGGTCCCACGATCTTGTACGTCTGTGACCGTTTTTgctccgccattcaggcagccatacattgctttcgggggaagcatgctcaGAGtagtttcgtgtttctataacccactgaactctgacatgggttgcaggatcttttccttggtcttttgcttgcgtgtacacgcgaaggcaccagcaggtctgcacataagttcatgacctgggagatcggaaaaaatctccacactttgcccaccaggcgcggccaggATTCGAAACCGCAACCTTCCGCATGATAGGCCTGTGTCGTATCTACTAGGCTACTGCTCccgtctgagagagagagagagagagagagagagagagagagagagggaggggctcATCTTGTTTACGCGGCAAACCTCGACTATCTTGCCCTAAAGCAACCCATAAGAAGAGCTACTATGTAGGCCTACCtcttagaaagaaaaaaagaaaaagacagaaagctTCATTGCCTTTAAGAAACGAACGTCAGATACGAGTATATGTGTTTTCCATATTGACAGGCGTTTCATCCTATGTGCCTGACCACAAGGAGTCGGTGGTGTTCCTGCTGACCAACCGGACGCTGTCTTTGTCCCGCTGCCCCCAAGTGTGACCACAGCTGTCCGGAACATCTGCCTCGGCCACACGTCGAACTACTCCCTCAAGAACTTATTAATCATGAGAAAGATAACAATAAAGCAAATGTAACAGTCACAGCTGAATTTGCAAGTATTACTTGAATTGAGTGAGgaccattacacacacacacacacacacacacacacacacacacacacacacacacacacgcccgaaCGGCACGtacgcgcagacacacacacacgcacacacacaactaaaaaTATGTTAAGTTATCGTATTCGACCCTGCTCGGTCACCTAGACCTTCAATGTAGCACGGAGACTTTTTTTGCGTAACATTTTGTCATAAGACACTATGCATGAGAAAAACGCTGGAGGTCCGACACGTGTACAAACTGTTCTTGTGACCACCTCTGGAAAGCGGCCACCTACCCACAACGACCAATCCCAAGGATCCCtgacgtgtttttttctgttatcTAATCCATCCGCCCATAGCGACAACCTGTCTAGTAACGATCCATTTTGGTTGGTCGTTATGgtcaggttcgactgtataacTGGTAATCTTGAGCTTTGTAACAGAATATTTGATCTTCAAAAGATGCCGGATGACGTGAGATCTTAACCGATCGATCTTTATCGGCAAAAACGTTAACTGTATTTGACAAAAGTCGTAATTGTTATTATCACAAATGTGAGAAGTCGGTTATCGGGAAGTGATCTTGTAAGTACATATAAATAGTGATAagcaagggtgtgtgtgtgtgtgtgtgtgtgtgtttgtgtgtgtgtgtgttgtgtgtgtgtgtgcgtgtgtgtttgtgtgtgtgtgtgcgtgttttgtgtgtgtgttgtgtgtttgtgtgtgtgttgtgtgtttgtgtggtgtgtttgtgtgtgtgtgtgtgtgtgtttgtgtgtgtgtgttctgcagGATCTGACATTTCTTCAAGGCGACTGATATTTTGTTGGTGTCAAAAAACCCTGTCTTTGCTAACGAGTTCTTAGTAATCTAATgtagagaatactacattgcTTGCTGCGTGCACGTGATACCAGGTTTGCAAGATTTGTGTTTAAATATTAAAATACgaatctctctttttctctctctcctcgtgTTACAGCTTATCCGCTGTATGTGTGCGGTGTGGGTTTATGCATACGGGCCTATTTAAGCAAGCtcgtcagtatgtgtgtgtgtgtgtgtgtatgtagagcgatccCCGATAAAATTctagatagtgtgtgtgtgtgtgttagctcaAGTGCTGTTCTCACCTCTCTTTAAACAGAGCTTGTAATGTTTCTTGATGATGAACTTTTCTGCTCACCCAGCGTGACAAGATGATTTGTTAAACACATTTCAAGACACAAACAGGGGGGAAAAAACAAGCATTCACAATGTTGAGAATAAAAGTACAGTAAGAATTTATTTGAGCAGAAATGTACATGTTTTACATCGCAATAGATCGAataacaaacatcacacaaTATCAAACTCAGTTTTTAACAAGAAAATACAAAAATTCTGATAAACGGTTTAAACAACAAAAAGGTAAATATTGCTCATAAAATTCGGATTTCAAGTCTTTAAATATTGGCGCCAAAATTCAATATTGCCACTTTGGAAACCAAAGTAAGTAAAACTCAGGGTGAGTTTCTGCTAAATTGATAACCTTTCAATTATCTGCTCTGCAAGCTCATCGGTCAGCAAGATCATAACAGGACAAGACAGGGCCAATAGACCTTGTCACTGTCACCTCTTCAAATAGACggattccggaaataactctttcaGTTGTGTGTGGGTTGTGATAGAGTTGTTCCTCTCAACTGTATAAAGTGATCATGCTTAGAAGTAGAAGCAGTTTTGACAAGATCCCTTTTAATGTGAAAAAATGCAACATTTAAATGCTTACAAGCCTACAACAGCAGCAAACACTTCACTTTACTATGAAACATCATGTAATCATCTGAAGCAACTTTTGAATAGTTACAAATTCAAATACATGAAAAGTTTAGCATGTCACGTGAAAAACGGAGGAATCAATGGTTGGGGAATAGCCATGTTGCTAGTTGCAGACATTTTCAGCATAAACTTTATTTACAGAAATAGATTTTTTAAGATGAGTTAAAAAGATTCATCCAAAAGATTCTTTGATTCAGAAAATACTGACAAAGCAACTGTTCTGCAAACAATGTAAAATTGAGCATTAGAATGAGTGTCATTGGCAATTACAGTCTGCCAACAAATACAATATGAAATGGATTTCATTTGCCTGAAACTGAACTGTACTTTGATCTGCTCCACCCACCAGGTCAGAGTATGCCTAACAATAGTGATTAAAAAAAGACTTCTGCAAAAATAACAGAGGAAACAAGTAATAGCAAGTGTAACTGGTGTTTGTTTCATTACAGTTATTTTCTGGTTATTTTCTACCAGAAAAAAAATATTGGAAATTATTCATTAATGTTATCTTTGAAATTCTATTGGTGACATGTGAGTGTGTCACAGTGTCTTCTAGACGTTAAATCACAGATCGCAGGTAATAATAGATATTGACAAAGAAGAAATTCTACTAGTGAGGATGAAAACAGTAAATGAAATACACCACTGGGCACCACTGGTATAGTGGTACATTGAGAATACAAGTACAATGTAACACTCAAACAACATTGCAACTTGAAAGACAGTAAGGTATATCAGCATTTTGATATCAGACTTCCAGCCTTTCAagacctttgtaaatttactgtgAACTGAGACagaaaacaaatgtgacccttcaccacggattgagtcgcatgtcacctttgcatgattttcatatttttacattttcctaaagaattgtgtatgctctatccagtggtgaaaaccgttttagaaaagagtgaaaactgagttataagcctgtgactaaggtgaccctcacactgttaccagacactctccggatttatattaagcctagggcagaaccgtgcgaggtgacatgcgactcattttgtggtggagggtcacaaatgtgcaTCGGTCCTGCATAGACATAGccgttgaagggacgttaaaaaaaaaactcttaCAAAAACGGTAAATGTATCCCTATTTTAAAACTCATtcctttttaaggcctgattttctcagactttttaaggtcttaaaatggggaagTTCTGCTGTAATACTTTGAAATTATATATAGCAGATAAAGAGCAAAAGTGGTGCAAACAGGTAGAGGTAGAATTATTGAGTGGCTGAAAAGTAAAAACTAACATAACACAAGAGAATGAAAACACACTGCTGGagctaattcttcttcttcgtcgttcgctcagacagcaactccggaggccctgatgaaggctgctgtacgccggaggctctCCATGGGTCCATAGAGTTTGTCCCTCATCGGTGTGTCAGCAGGCCAGGTCTCTGCTCGCAAGTTTTGGTGTGTTGGACAGTCCTGCAGGAAGTGTTCCACTGTCATTGGAGATGTGCCACAGGGGGCTGGAGCTAATAACCACaggaatccaaaaacagatccAAAGTACCAACACACTATTCCCCTTtagcagagacatacatactaTGTCTCTGCCTTTAGTTCCTATTCTTCTCTGTTCGTGGGCTGCAAATGAACAGAATGCTAGTGACTTGTCTCCCTTCTTGTGTACACTAAAACACAAGTTCACACAAAAACGTTTCAATAACTAATCTCTTTAGTTTTATTTGATAACCGTCAGATTTTTGTTCTGTCTATTCTCATTCAAATGGTAGTAATTGTGCAAAGTACagcatctttaaaaaaaaatttttttactgtgacattcacacaaaaacatgcaACACTtctataaaaaacaaaaaaaaacaatgatgCAACAATTTGATGCAAAAAATCATGCAACAAAATCTGTTTCTACATGTGTTATAACCTTTTTCAACAACTACAAACGAAGAAACCATTGCTATTAAATCCTGGAATAAAAATgccatttttaaacaaaatattgctcaaataataataatgccaTGCTCATCTtctgttgatttttttctttattgttgtaaACTTTTAAGTAAAAATGCCGCTGCAACAACTGATATTGTAAAACAACTTTGCCTTTAATAGAATGTGTTTGAAACAAATATTTCCAGGCTTCACAACCAAATCATAAAATGCCGCCCAATTCTTTTTGACACatcaaaaatacaaaaagatgaaaaaaagataaacacTCAGTACTAATAGAGAGTAACAAATTGAGCACGTAGATGTGTGTTTTCATTGCCCATCATGTGTAATGCATCTAAGATATAGAAAGAAAATGAAGCTTGAATTTCAGGTCTTGAGATtgcttttcaatcaatcaatatgaggcttatatcgcgcgtattccgtgggtacagttctaagcgcagggatttattttttatttttatttttatgcaatttatatcgcgcacatattcaaggcgcagggatttatttatgccgtgtgagatggaatttttttacacaatacatcacgcattcacatcggccagcagatcgcagccatttcggcgcatatcctacttttcacggcctattattccaagtcacacgggtaatttggtggacattttttatctatgcctaaacaattttgccaggaaagacccttttgtcaatcgtgggatctttaacgtgcacaccccaatgtagtgtacacgaagggacctcggtttttcgtctcatccgaaagactagcacttgaacccaccacctaggttaggaaaggggggagaactcgcaacctcttgcttccgagcgcaagtgcgttaccactcggccacccagtcctgtcACTGCTTACTTAACAATATTTTACAGAAAAAGTTTGTTCAACAACCTTAAAACATTTAACATCTTCATACAAActaagtttgaaagatttttcaCACGACAAAAAAATGTGCACAACTATTAACTCTCTCTAAGTAGCACCATCTTCAATATCCTCTGTCACCCTCATTCATGCACTGTTTTTTGGTCGTATGGTTTCTATCATAAAAGATGTGCACCCTGCTTGCAGTTGCAGACTTTCTTTTAATCATGATGTTATCAgtaaacaagggaagtaatatCACTTGGTGCACCTGGCTGATCCCTGTCATGAAGTACATGTGTTGCAAGAAGAAATAAGACACAATGGTGGTTATGAGTGTCATGAAGTACATGTGTTGCAAGAAGAAATAATACACAATGGTGGTTATGAGTGTCATGAAGTACATGTGTTgcaagaagaaagaagacacAATGGTGGTTATGAGTGTCATGAAGTACATGTGTTgcaagaagaaagaagacacAATGGTGGTTATGAGTGTCATGAAGTACATGTGTTGTAAGAAGAAAGAAGACACAATGGTGGTTATGAGTGTCATGAAGTACATGTGTTgcaagaagaaagaagacacAATGGTGGTTATGAGTGTCATGAAGTACATGTGTTGCAAGAAGAAATAATACACAATGGTGGTTATGAGTGTCATGAAGTACATTTGTTGCAAGAAGAAATAATACACAATGGTGGTTATGAGTGTCATGAAGTACATGTGTTGCAAGAAGAAATAATACACAATGGTGGTTATGAGTGTCATGAAGTACATGTGTTGCAAGAAGAAATAATACACAATGGTGGTTATGAGTGTCATGAAGTACATGTGTTGCAAGAAGAAATAATACACAATGGTGGTTATGAGTGTCATGAAGTACATGTGTTGCAAGAAGAAATAATACACAATGGTGGTTATGAGTGTCATGAAGTACATTTGTTGCAAGAAGAAATAATACACAATGGTGGTTATGAGTGTCATGAAGTACATGTGTTgcaagaagaaagaagacacAATGGTGGTTATGAGTGTCATGAAGTACATGTGTTGCAAGAAGAAATAATACACAATGGTGGTTATGAGTGTCATGAAGTACATGTGTTGCAAGAAGAAATAATACACAATGGTGGTTATGAGTGTCATGAAGTACATGTGTTgcaagaagaaagaagacacAATGGTGGTTATGAGTGTCATGAAGTACATGTGTTGCAAGAAGAAATAATACACAATGGTGGTTATGAGAGAATACGAGAATAcagtacaatggaaccccccttttaagacctccacaaatctgaaagtCTTAACTGATTGTCttccaggtacggatatatccgtacccactcatatggctcagGTTctgatatatatccgtacccactcatatggctctatctgacctggtacggataccggcacggttggcctagtggtaaggcgtccgccccgtgatcgggaggtcgtgggttcgaaccccggccgggtcatacctaagactttaaatttggcaatctagtggctgctccgcctggcgtctggcattatggggttagtgctaggactggttggtccggtgtcagaataatgtgactgggtgagacatgaagcctgtgctgcgacttctgtcttgtgtgtggcgcacgttataatgtcaaagcagcaccgccctgatatggcccttcgtggtcagctgggcgttaagcaaacaaacaaacaaacaaacaaacctggtacggatatatccgtacacacagtcacttcagttgcttcctgtaacgtcgatctaacgcctgcattccatcgtgttgatacacagttctaCACAGTTaatacaattctgagtgacctgctgcagcacagctggtctcggctaaaaaaacttggtcaacataggtgggttAGAAAGAGTTAAACAagcgggagtcttaaaacgagGATTAATGTACAAAGACTATGTATAGATAGTCTGAAAAGGGAGTGAgtctgaaaagggagggagtctgaaaagggagggagtctgaaaagggagggagtctgaaaagggagggagtctgaaaagggagagagtctgaaaagggagggagtctgaaaagggagggagtctgaaatcgggggatcttgaaaggggggttccactgtgctcTCAGTACCAGAACAATGTGTCCCTTAATTGCAGGTGTCCCTTTACaacagggactgggtggccgagtggtaagtgcacttgcctcggaagcgagaggttgcgagttcgaccctgggtcggggcgtaagcaattttcttccccctttcctagcccaggtggtgggttcaagtgcttgtctttcggatgagatgaaaaactgaggtccctttgtgtacactacattagggtgtgcacgttaaagatcccacgattgacaaaagggtctttcctggcaacatttttataggcatagataaaaaatgtccactaaatacccgtgtgacttggaataataggccgtgaaaagtaaatattcgccgtaatggcttgagatttactggccgatgtgaatgcgtgatatattgtgtaaaaaaaattccatctcacacggcagaaattaatatgtaaagcgctttgagaacgtcaagcgctatataaatctcccatataaaaaTAGATGAAGGGACAAGAGGAGGTACAGTCAAGcatgccctggcgaccacctctcaacaATGACCACCTCCCTATTTAGACCACTCCAAAGGATTAAAGACAATGAggtttttcaatataattcaCCTGCGTACATAGTGACCACCTGTTTAGAACAACCAGATTTGGTCAGTTCCTTTGGTGGTCAGGTTTGACAGTATCCTTACTTGAGAGGTGTCCTTTCAgcagaggggcctcacattaCATGTATAACAGTATTTTATACATGTAACAATCGTTTTCAAAGACTTATATGATCACAATTTTTATTATGAGTGAGAACAAAAATAAACCATGCAGCATGAGGCCACCCCAGCCTTTCCACTCTCTTATTTTCATGCGTATAATTATAAAGACCTTCTTTGATTAAGCCGAAGTTGACTTCTCGAAGCTTCTTACCCAAAATGTGGTGCCAAATCTTTGTGCAGCAAGCATCGTGAagaagactttgtgaagtcaaCTTCACCCAATTAATATCAGGCGTAAGGCTTGCACCTAAAatccattctgataatccttgctccacggctattgccagttgtctctctgaccggacgctacagtcctacgcgaatctatcaaaacaagaattacagagttatctcccatatgtttttcgcgagcactgatctaaatttgagatcagtgttcgcgagacgaaaatgattgcagattggccgacttcgacagtgatctccgttctgttcttcacagttatgataaagacatcgttctaaggtcaaaacaagtcgaaattttgggactgctgccagaaagagaccgtaatatatggtttcatcactgtcaactggttacagaaaaaatcgtctgctccagtgagcgccgaaaccaaacggttgattatcacgtgacactattaccatatttagagttgtttgcacagtaaatacatccgcaaaaaaaatagctcgcttgaaactgtctaaaataaaaattcctctgtaatttaaaaattacaaaacaccatgaaaaattattatcgacgatcgcaaatctgcttatatcaataatacattacaaaaagctctaaatatgtaaaaaaaatatcggtttccttgccagacaaggcatcttgtcagggagagaatgagccgaactcattttgacctgagttcaggatgcctaAAATCAGCAAAAAAAGGGCACTTCCGTTTTGATTTTAAGTATGGTCCCTGataacaatatatatatatatatgtacagcACAAACAGTCATTCCACTTTCACTTGATGTTGGTTGGATGCTCTGCTCTCTTGGCGACTTCTTGTGCTCGATGGATGACCGTAGGGCATTTCTCACGGCGTACGATCTGGTTGTATTCAAAGTAACCTTCGTTCCGAGGCAACCCGTGCGTTCCATCAGGAAAGGTCACAAGGCCTGTACAAAGAAAAGTTTCTTATCTGGCACATACCTTTTAGCACATACAGTGGGACCCTCCTTTTAATACGTCTCAAAATCACagaaaccaggtcttaaaaaggtgggagtcttaaaatgggtgtaaatttacagaggctataaacaaaaagtctgaaaaaagggtcttaaaagggaggtagttTTAAATGGGAtgtagtcttaaattggggggttccACGGTATTACAGAggaaataaacaagaagaggAGGTTTATTTTTGTGAGAGGTGTATTATAGTTCTCACTGAAGGTGCCTCACATCACTATCAACTTTGCTAATCTATTCATTTCTCTCTTTAATGATTTACCATTTAATCGATGACCAAGATTACTTCATAATAACTCTTTATATGAGATGTTGTAAAAGACAGATTTGGGTCCACACTTACCCATGCCCCAGATTTTCCCCTCCTTGAATTCCCCTTCAAACATCATGTTGTCCGCTCTCTGGAAAACTCCTAGGCCGTGGAATTTGCCATGACGGAACTCGCCAGCATACCTGAAACATATTACATTTCAGTCAACAGACAGCCCAAAACTAGTCAACTGAATTCGACTGACGTTTTGTACAtgtactttactttactttactttatttggtgtttaacgtcgttttcaaccatgaaggttatatcgcgacggggaaaggggggagatgggatagagccatttgtcaattgtttcttgttcacaaaagcactaatcaaaaatttgctccaggggcttgcaacgtagtacaatatattaccttactgggagaatgcaagtttccagtacaaaggacttaacatttcttacatactgcttgactaaaatctttacaaaaattgaccatattctatacaagaaacatttaacaagggtaaaaggagaaacagaatccgttagtcgcctcttacgacatgctggggagcatcgggtaaattcttccccctaacccgcgggggggggggggggtacatgtACTACAGGGCAAAAATGGAccttgaaaacacacacacacacacacacacacacacacacacgaacagcgCATTACAAATGTCAAGCAATAATCTATTTTTTGAAAAAGCTACATAAACTGTCAATCTTGATCTAAAAGTAGTACACATATTATAATGACACTTTCAAAATGGAGaattctatacacacacacacacacacacacacacacacacacacacacacacacacacacacacacatatatacactcacatccacacacacacacacacacacacacacactgatcaccTTGACCCGTCCTGAAAGGCCATGACCCCAAGACCTCCATACAGGCCATTGTCAAAGTGACCCCAGTAGTTGCTGCCATCAGGGTAGGCAAGGTGACCGTAACCATGACGATGACCGTGTTCGTTCCACTGACCGTTGTAAACAGTGCCATCTGGGTACCTGTACTCTCCTTGACGACCCATCCTGTTAACGAGACACTTAGCTGTAAAGCAAGTTCTGTAACTGTGAATCCGTTATcaatacagaggaaccccccctttaagacctccaaaaatctgagaaatcaggtcttaaaaaaaaaaaccgcgggttagggggagtcccatattggttgggacgagaaagaatttacccgatgctccccagcatgtcgtaagaggcgactaacggttctgtttctccttttacccttgttaagtgtttcttgtatagaatatagtcaatgtttgtacagattttagtcaagcagtatgtaagaaatgttaagtcctttgtactggaaacttgcattctcccagtaaggtcatatattgtactacgttgcaagcccctggagcggttttttgattagtgcttttgtgaacaagaaacaattgacaagtggctctatcccatctttcccctatcccatctcccccctttccccgtcgcgatataaccttgaatggttgaaaacgacgttaaacaccaaataaagaaagaaaggtcttaaaaaggagggagttgtaaaatgggggtacatttacagaggttaaggacagaaaatctgagaaatcaggtcttaaaggggaggaagtcttaaacttggggggtcttaaaaggggggttccactgtacactgAAGTGAGTGCACGTGCACCATGAATCGTACTGCATGAGGCAGGGTAAAATCATGAAGACATAATACGCTTCTATCACTGGTCTTGACAGACATGAATGTTACAATCAGACAACTGTGCTAAAAAAAAGTGGTCACTGTCATCTGGAAGGAGTTACGGGACTAATTTGGCTCAAACATAATCAGTTGTGAATTTCTGATGACCCAGGCAGGCAGCACATgttgttaataataataataacgattacttatatagcgcgtaaacctcgtggtgacgagcccagagcgctttacacttacacaatcataatacaaacaaggaaagagaactaaatccgaataaattcaaacatggtcacacacacccacacacgcacgcacacacacacacacacacacacacgcgcgcgcacacacacacacacaatctttctttcgtcattgtcaatgttcaggtacccgcaatgtcattccatgtacgcatatTGTTGATGTTGTTCTAATTTTTTGTATCTGATACTGCAGTTCTAGTACTGTCACTGTTCTATTTTTCATGTCAGAAAGAATCTACCCATACATGTCAATAGAAGTATACAaaagtatacacacacacatgtactctctctctctctctctctctctctctctctctctctctctctctctctctctctctcacacacacacactcacagacatacacactacactctatccccctttctcttcctccctctccctttctctctctctttctctctctctctctctctctctctctctctctctctctctctctctctctctctctctctctctctctctctctctctctctctctctctcaggcctTGTCACTGACTCACTAGCAATGTGATCGCCATTAAACCTAAGAAGCTGTAGACACTGCACTAAGGTGAGCAATGTTTGACAGTTGTTTGCCTGTTTAAGCATAAATATTTGCTGTGTCCTCAAACTCCCCTGCTCCTTTTCTGTTGTGTTACTCCGGGCATCACTAGTAAGAAATGGAAAACAAGAATTGCCTGAAACTTAAACCCATAacgaacacacactgacaaacaatcTCAAACAGTAAATGTACAAGTAGTGAGAAACTTCTTCGGGGAAGTGGGGACCAGTTCACAGGAAAACTAGGAAATGTAAACAACGTAGCAGACGACAGGCGGAAGTCATGAATAGCTAGAGCAGTTCAATCGAACGGAAGACTCGGAGACCGACAGAAACATACTAGCAATATTACCATGGCTAGCCGAAACATCAGCACCTGCTCGCGTTCAAATACGAGCCGTTTTGTTGTCTGAATTTGATGCTTACCTGGCGACCACAGCTGTCACCCGCTTGTCGCCGATTCGTCTCACCTGTGCGTGCTACGTCACGAGAAGCGGGGTCAAAGACTGGTGACGTGAGCGGCAGTGCACGGTCAACATGGTTGATTGCGGGAACCCACGATGTGCTCAGGAGCGACGCTTCTTCAAGAAAGAACTGCTGTCATGGAGCAAAAAAGTCCCGCTGATGATTGGTAAGTGTTTTGCCACTTCTTCCTCTTTCGATTCGTGTGCTTTTTTCAACGATCGATGCGCTACGATCGCCGTAAACACTCGTTCATCATTGTCAAATTTTTAACCAATATTCGGTCATTCTCTTCACCATCCAAACAGTCGATCGATAAACACTGCACCATTATGTCGAGGAAATATCCGTGGAGCTTTCTCCTGGCCCCGTGCTCACTTCCCGACCACTTGCTCTCTCCTTGCATATTTTCCGGCTAAAGATTCCACTCCGAGACAAACTTTGATCTGTTGGAGTTGTTAACAAGTGAAACCTCACCTGGTATCACTGTATCACTTTGATTTGGTCGCATCGTCTTCCTCCGCCCAATTTGGGTTGGAGCCCATGTCGTATGTCTTCATGACGTTTGCT
Encoded here:
- the LOC138982803 gene encoding MORN repeat-containing protein 4-like, with product MGRQGEYRYPDGTVYNGQWNEHGHRHGYGHLAYPDGSNYWGHFDNGLYGGLGVMAFQDGSRYAGEFRHGKFHGLGVFQRADNMMFEGEFKEGKIWGMGLVTFPDGTHGLPRNEGYFEYNQIVRREKCPTVIHRAQEVAKRAEHPTNIK